In a genomic window of Solidesulfovibrio fructosivorans JJ]:
- a CDS encoding flippase, with protein sequence MTPPPRSLARNFLSLAVSRLVQIASGFFVLLAVARVLSLDDFGRYASIMALAGAVVAVTYFGIQQIMIRDMAMDRGCAPAAVGQALTLRLGLLVVAGMVLAAIGYFSGYKGPAAIGLALAFGVEACRSLSLLGCAVFQAYERMGYEPPLSIVSGLASLTLVGLALWLGLGYTGVLAGLFAAAALHMLLVWYVSGRYLCRPSFSFDRAALWRMLGASSVVGLGVFFHQNLFRANTLALTWLADLAAVADFQAPHEFILKLEILPQALMLAVFPALARLAPVDPLAARRLFRLIFRHTLHAMVLPSILLAFYAEPACILIFGPKYVGSVIILRILSLAMAPLALDMLVNNVLVAIGRQRYALYYAAAALALNVAGNIYAVPRYGALGSAVVALGSYLWLLAFSTRFAARHGFRSHATGPLLRVLCAGGACLGACALLRNMPFVGAPVGALVYVAVLAGLKAFGRRDLLELRSVMRPRPQGAETPGENV encoded by the coding sequence GTGACGCCGCCGCCACGGTCGCTGGCCCGCAACTTCCTTTCCCTGGCCGTTTCCCGGCTGGTCCAGATCGCCAGCGGCTTTTTCGTGCTGCTGGCCGTGGCCCGGGTCCTGTCCCTCGACGATTTCGGCCGATACGCCTCGATCATGGCCCTGGCCGGGGCCGTGGTCGCGGTCACCTATTTCGGCATCCAGCAGATCATGATCCGCGACATGGCCATGGACCGGGGCTGCGCCCCGGCGGCCGTGGGACAGGCGCTGACCCTGCGCCTGGGCCTGCTCGTCGTGGCCGGGATGGTCCTGGCGGCCATCGGCTATTTTTCCGGCTATAAAGGACCGGCCGCCATCGGCCTGGCCCTGGCCTTCGGCGTCGAGGCCTGCCGCTCCTTGAGCCTTCTCGGCTGCGCCGTGTTCCAGGCCTACGAGCGCATGGGCTACGAGCCGCCGCTGTCCATCGTTTCCGGGCTGGCCTCCCTGACCCTGGTCGGGCTGGCCCTGTGGCTGGGGCTCGGCTACACGGGCGTTCTGGCCGGGCTTTTCGCCGCCGCCGCCCTGCACATGCTGCTCGTCTGGTACGTCTCGGGCAGGTATCTCTGCCGCCCCTCGTTTTCTTTCGACCGGGCCGCGCTGTGGCGCATGCTCGGAGCCTCGTCGGTGGTGGGGCTCGGCGTCTTTTTCCACCAGAACCTGTTTCGGGCCAACACCCTGGCCCTGACCTGGCTGGCCGACCTCGCGGCCGTGGCCGATTTCCAGGCCCCGCACGAATTCATCCTCAAGCTCGAGATCCTGCCCCAGGCGCTGATGCTGGCCGTGTTTCCGGCCCTGGCCCGGCTGGCCCCGGTCGATCCTTTGGCCGCCAGACGCCTGTTTCGGCTCATCTTCCGCCACACCCTGCACGCCATGGTCCTGCCCTCGATTCTGCTGGCCTTTTACGCCGAGCCAGCCTGCATCCTGATCTTCGGCCCCAAGTACGTCGGATCGGTCATAATCCTGCGCATCCTTTCCCTGGCCATGGCCCCCCTGGCCCTGGACATGCTGGTCAACAACGTGCTCGTGGCCATCGGCCGCCAGCGCTATGCCCTCTATTACGCGGCGGCGGCTTTGGCTCTCAATGTCGCCGGCAACATCTACGCCGTGCCCCGCTACGGCGCGCTCGGCTCGGCGGTGGTGGCCCTCGGCTCGTACCTCTGGCTTCTGGCCTTTTCCACGCGCTTCGCCGCCCGCCACGGCTTCCGGTCCCACGCCACGGGTCCGCTTTTGCGGGTGCTGTGCGCCGGCGGGGCCTGCCTCGGGGCCTGCGCGCTCCTGCGCAACATGCCCTTTGTCGGCGCGCCGGTCGGCGCGCTGGTGTACGTGGCCGTCTTGGCCGGGCTCAAGGCCTTCGGCCGCCGCGACCTTCTGGAACTGCGCTCCGTCATGCGCCCGCGCCCGCAAGGCGCGGAGACCCCCGGAGAAAACGTATGA
- a CDS encoding efflux RND transporter periplasmic adaptor subunit, with translation MKPIRIFWALLAVLSLCLPGPAAAATLTFLGKSYCPIKYEITWPFSTNAAKAAKQGTGIQANVYELPDERKESKSATEMGSDMSRLRILSAPLKVGDKVDEDQILITYEMPLENLMAEKQALSRAELDDVEHALAYVESQLTATRQKQADLENMAAENSAAPIEVRMGIRDIEALLLRRDYLREKLDLAKQSYDNAVIIAKSKYGKNQDVHHLPRIGYIRAPAAGYVLWTNFRLVPGMAFTKQASLISIGRLDPIIVRASVHEIAAQKLKVGDPVSIVFHTLPGQTFHSTISKVDFVAQPAMLQQPSFYRVEITLPNHDLRIKEGMRCDVTVTLPGDAK, from the coding sequence GCCCGGCCGCGGCCGCGACCCTGACCTTTCTCGGCAAAAGCTATTGCCCCATCAAATACGAGATCACCTGGCCGTTTAGCACCAACGCCGCCAAGGCGGCCAAACAGGGCACCGGCATCCAGGCCAATGTCTACGAATTGCCCGACGAAAGAAAAGAGTCGAAATCCGCCACCGAAATGGGCTCGGACATGAGCCGCCTGCGCATCCTTTCGGCCCCGCTCAAGGTGGGGGACAAGGTGGACGAGGATCAGATCCTCATCACCTACGAGATGCCGCTGGAAAACCTCATGGCCGAAAAGCAGGCCCTGTCCCGGGCCGAACTCGACGACGTCGAGCACGCGCTGGCCTACGTGGAAAGCCAGCTGACCGCCACGCGCCAGAAGCAGGCGGACCTGGAGAACATGGCCGCCGAAAACTCCGCCGCCCCCATCGAAGTGCGCATGGGCATCCGCGACATCGAGGCCCTGCTCCTGCGGCGCGACTACCTGCGGGAAAAGCTGGACCTGGCCAAGCAGAGCTACGACAACGCCGTCATCATCGCCAAGTCCAAATACGGCAAGAACCAGGACGTCCACCACCTGCCGCGCATCGGCTACATCCGCGCTCCGGCCGCCGGCTACGTGCTGTGGACCAACTTCCGCCTCGTCCCGGGCATGGCCTTCACCAAGCAGGCCTCGCTCATTTCCATCGGCCGCCTCGACCCCATCATCGTCCGGGCCTCGGTGCACGAAATCGCCGCCCAGAAACTCAAGGTCGGCGACCCCGTGTCCATCGTCTTCCATACCCTGCCCGGCCAGACCTTCCACTCCACCATCAGCAAGGTCGACTTCGTGGCCCAGCCGGCCATGCTGCAACAGCCTTCCTTCTACAGAGTGGAAATCACCCTGCCCAACCACGACTTGCGCATCAAGGAAGGCATGCGCTGCGACGTCACGGTCACCCTGCCGGGCGACGCCAAATAA